Within Pecten maximus chromosome 15, xPecMax1.1, whole genome shotgun sequence, the genomic segment TATAACGTCATAATTATTGTGACGCCACAATGCCCATAATTCAAATTTCCTGATATCAAGATAAACACATGCAAAATGCAATTTACCCTTACCCCAAAATAAGtttcatatctaatataaaaatTACGAACACTTGATTCGGTCATTATGATATCATATCGACCTCACCAAATGTCCATTATCAATAACGATAGGATATAAAATTgatctacattgtatttgaATATCCTAAATATTACTTGATTCTCTTTGGTATGATCTAAAAAAGATTAGCTGCACAATTAGGTTTTTCTCTAATAtgctatacattatataactaagGGAACTCATGTCATATCATTTCAAAGCAAAGCACATGCGTGTGGATTTGGCAATGCTAAACTGATATGGCTTCATAACTAAAATGTATCTTGGACAAACAATAGCAAATCCAGTGACATTCTAAATCGTCATTCCTCTGATGCAATTAAATAGAAGATCaatttttgtatgtatattttatggCTAACCATGGACATTGCTGTTACCGTCTATCTtattaagctgtttgtaaatttcaacaaaaacatGCGGAAAATGCAGGCGGTAAGAATTAGCtaatttattttacttatattgTAACAGGAGTTACCATGTGTCTATAGCACACAATAGCAGCATTTCTTTGTCTGAATTTGATTTTATGTTTATATGAACATTGATTTTATTAACCATAAATAAACATcgcggttgtgaataatatcacacgAATTTGATATGGgaaattattttcaaacatcaaaaatgctcttattattAGAAACTATTTTGAACTCTGATCATAAGGAagactttttttcttttgtgtgtgtgttgagggggggggggggggggggggggggggggggggggggttttcaATCGCTGTGTTCAAagtaaaatatgcatatttctgaaaaaggccaaTAGTTTAACTATTTGCATTCAAAACATCCTTCTTATTACGGATATATGTCTTCATAGTACGAAATAGGAACATTTAGATTTAAATGCCCCCTTCtgtcatatttgtgtgatatgaTTCACAGCCGTCATTTGTATTGgaggtcaaaacaaaacaagtctTTATACCTACTTAATGTTAGATATGGCCAAAAATGTGTTATGTAGACACtagtgagatatatgtttaGGTTTGGTCATTAATGTGACTTTTACTTATTTCCTGCTTCATCCTACCACTCAGTaactctacagaagaaactgATAGCATCCACAGCAAATTATTGATGCTTGACAAACACTTCGGCTAACcacaaatgtatatgaatagCTTTCTTTTTGTAGATGGTTgttcatttttgaaattcaacattatattcacatatatacatgaCCCTTAATGTATGCAAATATGCTTCCTTGTCGaggaatataaaatgtattgtataaATAGACATTTAAGGTACTCTATAATATCATATCAATGCATGTTCAACCAATTTCAGGAGCGATAACATTGAACGGATCGTCTGAATACGCTACTCCGGGGAATAGATTTGACTTAATATGTAATGTTCCAGAAGAGGCAACAACTGTCACCTTTTACAAAGACCCTAGTCAGAATGTAGGGAGTGTAGTCGTATCAAATGCTACCTGCTATTTTCGAAATGATACTACAAATACGACCACTTTATGTTCCGAGAATACATGCTCATGTCGACCATGGAATGGTACAAGCCTTGGAACTAGGTTCGAGTTGGTAATATTGCCAACGGCGGAGGATCGGAACTCATCTTGGTCCTGTAGTCGATATCTTCCAGGGTCGAACAACTTGACATCTGAAATATACATTCTTCCTGTAGCAAGTAAGTATAGTCTAAGCTATTATACACATATAGGATCAAATGCATATCGGTTTTTTTTCTCCAACATCATTAATATATGATAGTCTTCGGCATGACAGAATAAATGCTCCAAATAATGTGTTAATGCATTAACTGACTTGACTCGGCAGTTAAGAGGTACATGTAACAGACATTTAATGCTGACCGAAATTGTAGACTGATGATTTTGTCATATCCTACGAAATAAGGTTAAGATTTTCTCCAAATGTTCTTTGCAAATGTATAAGCTCTATTCCCTAGTAATAGACATCTGAAAATagtataattttaaatatattgacTGCACAACAGGATGATATCAAAAGATATTACCTCGACACACACTGCATGTAATGCTACAAACAACCGTACAGTATATGATTAGCTGTTGAGATCTTGATCTCGATTTTAGTGAGTAAACTAGCTTCCAAAACTGCAgcaaaaattaatttcaatgcATAATCACAGAGCATCACCATGCAATGATGTTGGATAACAAAACACTTTAATTACTTCTAAGGAAACTATTAACCATTATAAGTATGCTTGAACATTTAAATATGAACTGTTTACAATaaagaaacaataaaaaacaaaaaaacaaaaaaaaataacaaaaaaaacttgCCGTTTTGTTTTATCGCAACATTCGATCAGGAAGTTATTCCCTATATACTGCTAGTAGTAAACTCTCAATATCAATTTTCAAGATTTATcgttgaatttcattttatgattTAGTTATAAAGAATACCTTTAGTTGATCTATTATGACCACCATGAAACGTTTCCTCATATGTGTTTGAATATAAACAGGTCAAATGCTATTACACCAGacaatttgaaatttcatattcTACAGTCATGGACATTGGCCATCATAAAATCTACACGAAACCCCTCTTCGTGAATATAGTTTCTCTATGTACCTCAATTATAGGTCGTTGTTAAATAACAAACGGTGATAACTTTCGGTTATTTCCTGCTAAATTTAGGGTTTCCTCATTGTATTCACATGAGACACTTTGAAAGGAGTTATCAAGGTAGCTAATGATAACGCACAAATACTAAAACAAATCTAAACaagaaaacaaagacaaaacaaaaaacaaaattggaaaatttacaaaatgtacaaataatgTACCAGGTCGAAAATGAAagacagttaaaaaaaaaacagacaaaaaatagaaaatattgataaatgtctgttttttgaaatataaatcaaactGTCATTGTGACATTATGTCATATCATGATGTCGGTCACTGTTGGATTATGGAATACATCCTTCGAATCAAatgtattttacagaaggtCCCGTTGCGCCTTTATCCCTGAGCCCCTCAGATATCAGTTACACAAGGACTGAGGACGAAGCGTTACCGACCATCACCTGTATTGCCGACTGTACACCTACGTGTTCATTTGTCTGGACAAAGCCGGATAATACCAACTTTACCGAGTCCCCTATTCTAtcactgggacaactggacagGTCCGAAACTGGGATTTATACGTGTACATCACGTAATATATATGGCACTGTCTCAATATCAATCATCATCACTGTTCAATGTAAGTATGCAATTGGAACGGGCATCGTCGgagacccacggttgattgcagTACGCTATGTTAACCTTATCATAATGATGTGATAAGTGTACCATATTGTAGTGCAATCAACCATGGGTCTCCGACGATCTAGGACGATTAGATGTAATGAAATTCCCATGAAAGATCCTACACTCCAGCAAAGCATAGttatcaattgaaaaaaatatttggttgttttaataaaatgattaaaccTATTCAATCTGTTAACGTAGATAAATAAGCAATTGCGCCAAGAAGCAACTCTAACATGCCCTGCCTGTATTTCATGCATTTAACAATCTGTCTTTATAAGTGATTATCTCATTAGGACGCTGTTTAatgaatttttatttgttaatgtttattttatgcATTTCTATAGTACAGTGGTCTTCATTCGAGTCGATATAGGTTTTGTCCCGATTACCAATattcatcaattttgaaatagaaataaGTTTTTGTTatgatgtcggtattcttttaatgaaaaccccccccccccaaaaaaaaaccaaccacTCAAGCCCTGTCTAGCTATTTGCCAACTTGAATAatcttacaaaatataaaataaattgtcaAGTTATACAGAAATGCAATGTaatttaactacatgtaatattGACTGGTAATTTGCATCCTGTTTATTGTAGATGGTCCGGGTTCTTCTATTTCACTAAATCCTCCAAATGTTGTCTACGAGAAGAATGAGGGAGACATATTACAGTCTATCACTTGTTCAGCCAACTGTTCACCTAGCTGTTCTTTTGTCTGGACAAAGCCGGACAGATCAAACTTCACTGTTTCACCTGTTTTGTCCCTGGGAGAACTGAACCGGTCAGAACACGGACATTACACATGCTATGCAAGGAATGACATCGGATTTGCCTCAGCGATGGCAAACGTTAAAGTACAATGTAAGAATACTTTAACCACCCACCAAGACGACAAGGGAATAGTAAATACTAATAAAATACAATGTGTTCAAAcgtatatttatatcatatttctcAAAATAGAAAATTACAACTTGAAAAAGATGTATAATGTTACTTGAACTTACACGTGTACAGTAAAAGTTCATTATTTACCTTATTAAttgatgtaatattttattCTTCTACACTTTTCGTTTAATCTGTTTAGATGGACCAAGCAACAGCGTAGCAACCTCGACCTCTAACATCGACAAGATTGAGAACCAGACAATTCCGGATATCACATGCACTGCCGATTGCAGACCGCCATGTGTATTTTCTTGGTCCAGAGATAGAGATAGAGATCCGTATTCCAACCCACTGTCGCTGTTATTAGCCAAGAGAGAAGATAGTGGAAATTACACGTGTACAGCCTCAAACATTGTTCATCAGTCAACTAAAGGGTGGTCACTGACCGTTAGATGTGAGTTGTGGTACAAAGGTGTATTACCATGTGAAATTACTTATCTGATGTTTTTGTATAACGTCACATGGATAGGCCAATGAAATGAGCttcagaaaaaatatttcatcgtgccattttatatttaaattacgATGCCGCGAATGATGTTTAAGAAACTTACATTACAAGAACACCTCgttctatttcatttttcatttatctttGTGTAAAATTTTCCTTTGTATTTATGCTATCAATGTTTCGTCGATTTTAAATTACTCTGACGGTATTCTgatgtatttttatatcataGTGTATGATAAGAATTTCTGCTTAttacaaaatgaattaaaaaccTTGTTTAGCTCattcttatatattttaaatccCAACAGTAAATTTCCATTATAACGACCTATATGTATATTCCTCTGGATCCTTGGGATTCGTTGTAAAAAGTTTTACTGTAGTAATGATAATATCCCAATTCACCTTTGAAATACTAAATACTAAAAAAACTTTTGTCTCAAGCATTTCAATTCCGAGTTGCACAATGTTACCGTTTCAATGTGAGACGCATATCGTATTTTCCAGATAATCCGCGGATTGTGAATCTGAAGTATACACAAGGTAATGCTGATATCATCGAGAATTCATCAAAATCAATGACATGCGCAGTAGAGAGTTTTCCGCACTCGAGTATTACGTGGTACTATAAACGTAATAATACACAGCTAAAAACCAACTCAAACGTTCTGGAGAGCACATATAACCTAGTGTCTGCCAACTGTCTGGATACAGGATTATACACTTGTTCCGCAAGCAACAGCGTCTCAAACACACCAACTACAATGGATTTACCcataaatgttttgtgtaagTTACTTGCAACATGTAGAAACACAGATTCTCTAATATGCATGTACAGTTAATGTTGATTTGACGTTTCAAACAACTCTTGTGAACTCTTACAGTATGATTGATTGTATTATACAATGGGTCCAATGCAAATACGTGTACCTTGTTTACTGTTTCACAGTCACTTGATTGAATGTCAATCATTTTAATCAGTGTTTTTCCATAAGTTCATGAGTAATCAATGAACTCTTATCGAAACTAAAGAAAAGTGTGGTTGTAAAAACACTTTGTTGCATAGAAAATAGAATTATGACGAGAAGCGTAATGATCACAATTTTTCTATTTGTCTCCAACCTATAATTCTTAAACATAAACTCGGCCACATTATCACGATACCTGGTTATCGAGAGATACAGTTCGAGGAAAGCATTATCTCATAATGGAATATTCTATTTCCCCCCGATCTATACGGCGGTTGTAGAAGTAAAACATTGCGTCCACGGTATACCTACTCCGCTTATCCAGGATATACAGATACCattgtttaaatgattttaaagtaTATTTGTCATTTCCGTAATACGTATTTATTCTTTCATTAACTTATAAACTCTGTCAAATTAATTAATGCTATCATATTCTTTTTTCAGGTAAACCTAGGATGGATACAAGGGTTACCAATATTGTTAAAATAGGAGTTAGTCTATCAAAAGACTTAATAATAACTGCATCATTCATGTCCAATCCGGAGCCAACCTTTTCCTGGCTATTTCACCAAAACGTTGCTACGGACGTTGTACATGGGAAAGATAGAGTTTCCATACGTAATTCATTCAATTCAACTAGTCTTTCTGCAGTTTCCACGCTAACAAGATCTAGAATGGAGGAGAGATGGCTCGGAAGTTATATAGTTACGGTTTTCAATAGCCAGGGGTCTGTAACACAGGTATACACGATTGTAGCGCAAGGTTTGTATTTATtcgtatttacatatatattgtatatacccctTATTCCAGCTATTCCATACATTTACACAGAGAGACACAAAGTCCGACCACAAAGTCATGAATGGTAGAACGTATATAACACAGCCACTATGACATTTAAGAGCGTGACTTTTCAATGACTTCACTGTCACATTCTTCAGCCTAATGACCAATGTAAAGCGCACTAGCACAGGTTGTGTCTGAGATAATAATACACTCGACTGTTTAGCGTGTTTCATCTCTATCATGGTATTACTAACActaattgtgttatataacttctatcatatttaGATTACTACTATGAAGAAAATATTCCAGAATACAAGccttaattgttatatacaatgcataccaatggaaatatatctatgtatatatactgtggaataaataaaacaaacttaCTGCTAGGTTACATTGTTAAATTCTTGtcaaaatgttgaaatgaaaacatGATTGTCTAAGACCATTATGACTTAATGAGGAAAGATATTTTAAATCGTAACAAAGGAGAGCGGACAAGCTTGATATATTTTCTACATGAGAAAATATCCACTACTTAACCGTATAATTGATGTACTTTTTGTTTGTTCTAGATAACTGTTATGTttaacattaatttcattttctcgTATTATTTGTGATGCTGTTGGAAATCTACATCTTATCGTATTTCCAGGTAAACCAGATCCTCCTTATCAAGGCAAAGTTGAATGTTCTGACTCCTATAGAGCCATGTTAAGTTGGACGTCAAGCTTTAATGGTGGTTCAGAGCAGAAATTTGTTGTAGGAATGAAAGGCATTCAGCAGGATAGTTTTATTATCAACATGAATGAAAAATATGATGACCCTGGTCGAAATGAAACTGCCAACGCAGAAATTTCTGGTCTCTCGCCCGATCGActatatattttcaatgtcGTTGCGATTAACGAATATGGCAATTCAACTCTTCTGGAAGAAGTTAATTGTACGACTATTAGTGAGTATATTCATTGGCCGACTATGTAATGCAATTAGAGTTGACAGATAAATCCACCAGAATCCTTTAATCTGTTCGGATAGAACCCCATGTATCTTATATCCCATATCAGAACTAAGACTACAACTTTCACAGCAATGGTCATCGCATTCAATAGTTTTACAATAAATGACTTTTTTCATGAACTCACACTGCGCTGTTTGCAGATAACCCTCGACACTGCAGGTGTAACGTTTGTTTTCGCTCTCTGCACCCCTTGAGTATATCATTACAGCATCGCAAGCTTAGTCACTTCAACAGTTTTATCGTTTGACAGTAAAAACATCGAGGTCAACATATACCATAAATAGTATGGCTTAGAACTTGGTTGTGCCTCCTCTGCAGTCTTGAACTGAAATACACCAGCTTAGTGATTAATCATATTTGTTCCCTTTAACACGCTTCATCCGGGACCATAAGAGTAAATGACATAAgattgtttttccttttttttaattaatttctgaCAGATATCACATCACACGATTTCACAGCGATATGCCTTCGATTTTGCAAGGATATATTCCAAGGGAGCAGCGAGCACCGAATTATTTGTATATTCTGGGCCAATCTACAAAAAAACTGTTTAGAAAACATACATGGTTATCAAATGATATGACGTTTAATGAAGATGCAGAGAAAtctatatgcatatatatatactgtgaacGTTGTTAATATTCCAGGGATTCATGGTTATCACAGTCATAGCAAGCAATTACACTTTGTAGCTACCACTTTGTAATACACTTTGTGTAATTATGCCTTATAAAGATATTTTGCAGGAAAAATTTCTaaacatttattaattatttattttcgcgCCAGATATAATGGCTGCGAATGTAGCAATATTGAATCCTCCCCCGTTAAAAGAATAAGTGTAAATATACACCATTTCAAATGAacttatatatacaaagattAGTATAgaatgtgatatagatatatataaaagtttttttttcttactttgCCTCTTCTATTCAAAGGGTTTTCGTTCAGTTTTTTTCctcaatttttaattttattatttttgtacaTCTTTGAAAGGTTTCTGTTTCCCGTGAAATACATATCGATCCGAATGAAAGTTATGTTGTTCcgaaacatttctttttattatgAAACATATCCTAAGGGTGGTGATATACAAAAGTCTATACATTACTCATAATACGTATGTGTTGATTTTATTATCCCTAGGAGTTCCCGTCAGCGATGTTTCTATTAATGGAGGAATTATTGCAGCTGTCGTTGTTTCTCTCCTTGTCATCATCGCTTTAGGCGCGATCGCTTTTTTCATATTCAGGGGGAAGATTTTTGCATTGTTCAACAAAGgtaaatcaaatatttgaaacTGTTATTTCTTAACATTGTCTTGTTTGAGCATGTTCTGTTAGGTGCACCATAATTTTCATCGCATGATGAACCTTTGTGACTTACATTGTACTATCTTTACTAAGTTTACATCATAGCAACATAATCAAGTTGGGCTGTCAGAGGTTACCAGTCAATGACTCATCCCGCTATTAATCGAATATTGATCATGTTGACCTATTATAGACAAATAAACagataaacaaataatgaataaataaataaattaaattaaaattaatttttgctATAGTGATGCATATGATATAAAGGAACGAAAAACAATTGATTAGCTAGTCATAATTATTCACTCATTTCTATCTTGCAGGGCGTGATACGGAGTTGCCAAGCTCTGGAAGTAGGTACGTCTGTAATCTGTTTTGTGCTTGA encodes:
- the LOC117343681 gene encoding hemicentin-1-like, which translates into the protein MNGSGSGTLGITLITMYTLLLVFISTAGAITLNGSSEYATPGNRFDLICNVPEEATTVTFYKDPSQNVGSVVVSNATCYFRNDTTNTTTLCSENTCSCRPWNGTSLGTRFELVILPTAEDRNSSWSCSRYLPGSNNLTSEIYILPVAKGPVAPLSLSPSDISYTRTEDEALPTITCIADCTPTCSFVWTKPDNTNFTESPILSLGQLDRSETGIYTCTSRNIYGTVSISIIITVQYGPGSSISLNPPNVVYEKNEGDILQSITCSANCSPSCSFVWTKPDRSNFTVSPVLSLGELNRSEHGHYTCYARNDIGFASAMANVKVQYGPSNSVATSTSNIDKIENQTIPDITCTADCRPPCVFSWSRDRDRDPYSNPLSLLLAKREDSGNYTCTASNIVHQSTKGWSLTVRYNPRIVNLKYTQGNADIIENSSKSMTCAVESFPHSSITWYYKRNNTQLKTNSNVLESTYNLVSANCLDTGLYTCSASNSVSNTPTTMDLPINVLCKPRMDTRVTNIVKIGVSLSKDLIITASFMSNPEPTFSWLFHQNVATDVVHGKDRVSIRNSFNSTSLSAVSTLTRSRMEERWLGSYIVTVFNSQGSVTQVYTIVAQGKPDPPYQGKVECSDSYRAMLSWTSSFNGGSEQKFVVGMKGIQQDSFIINMNEKYDDPGRNETANAEISGLSPDRLYIFNVVAINEYGNSTLLEEVNCTTIRVPVSDVSINGGIIAAVVVSLLVIIALGAIAFFIFRGKIFALFNKGRDTELPSSGSRVNGCSDINADIETDTKTYDQVNFGTRENPPNEAAQDNTYVALTQDRDKPNLYDDLQRRKAPCAQAEYASVKRGDDANPKHERQSHLYMNVKIKNPKQDTDPTYINSHVLEMKKRKRKKKKS